The following are encoded together in the Verrucomicrobiia bacterium genome:
- a CDS encoding VOC family protein: protein MTPGIVPNLWFDGNAKEAVDFYLEVFKGGKIFSTLYYPKTKEGGLADFQMDLAGKVLTIDFEVRGLRFVAINA, encoded by the coding sequence ATGACACCAGGAATTGTTCCCAACCTTTGGTTTGATGGCAATGCTAAGGAAGCAGTGGATTTTTATCTGGAAGTCTTTAAAGGCGGGAAGATATTCTCCACCCTCTACTATCCTAAGACCAAGGAAGGAGGCTTGGCCGATTTCCAAATGGATTTGGCCGGCAAGGTGCTCACCATCGATTTTGAGGTAAGGGGACTGCGCTTTGTGGCAATCAATGC